Proteins encoded in a region of the Magallana gigas chromosome 8, xbMagGiga1.1, whole genome shotgun sequence genome:
- the LOC105326088 gene encoding zinc finger protein 11 has protein sequence MDDQIIRDSKSLCEKFLKNNYEVLILAAHKTGTSKTFLEGTDKGRKFAESFISLMNKFSSFCYEGTSKLSKEEHTYASQTSLRNGVTDVSRTLKIKEEIEDPPEDSEPPAVFGRHGRKIKVPKWKEDYYYPTAPTKRAHNSDQEKIIPAKKCIKSKDFDSRKENDVKGAMVKGRKHKSNNHKHSGKPTDKLKGDKSIPDEQKIQTPEASNPMLITAYTCCFCSEIFSCQEDMDKHEKTHTVKMSCQLCPEVFVKAEDIFFHLNKFHSENFCFWCNLYKDDSVEMKEHKTGCPPEGESKRKCHFCSTVCSLGNQFEDHVINCHGLKDQWCSHCGKCFSSLLALHDHQKEHKSSKENRCEECRKDFGTAQDLIDHVIKEHISAGTDTKVSSAAVEGSSVGNINRQQENSQDENDETKCRNMSTDTDGKKEQSSVESDDEKCSDDDNDDYDDVDVDDDYIKEEEDSDSDFTEATNTTRVSNRNKSTKSVKNSRKRLLSSKFFKNSKQSTKRRHRVVKEKVNLSITCRLCNLTFANKYTELRHLMESHKDKFCLWCDVTFENDTELEAHNRICTEDTQLTRKKCHVCPKKLLNKERFESHFTVVHGQEHRCEQCSSTFASSYLLLRHKRNHGPDEEHPCPKCAKVFSRKKNMEKHLREVHRVKRPKIVKEVFPCECHVCQSGFHSRTELAEHIKVSHMDEINEKIVDNPRFTINFHENYFLCKKCGKNFPNEDEQAIHLASHLGVLNKDTSFVCDVCGDIFMKKSLFNAHRARHSSTKLFPCTKCDKKFHVRSALHSHLQTHRTHKEFVCDICGSAFKSKPSLRMHTKRHNMDRCHVCKYCNQTFRCYDGLKYHWVVYHPEEVKKRKLTVFPCPHCEKVLATKTQLDRHMAKHGVNKIHRCDICFNRYCTVAQLNAHVKNTHSRQDNIFCHACDLYFHIPSKMLRHMKTHKHNENCSKRGIDRGLFYEMLAKIEKDMVDSVELTQYRAAKSSTKYRALYKSIGREVADSEADAKNELTGLLTSGEPTETVTLDLSNVQYISQLPKEVLQEVEISDHNLKPNTEVFVVYDQGTGSDDVRNLGLDAQAVETLQSILSLSNQQ, from the exons ACCCCCCTGAAGATTCAGAGCCACCAGCAGTGTTTGGCAGACATGGCCGTAAAATCAAAGTCCCAAAATGGAAAGAGGATTACTACTACCCAACAGCTCCAACAAAAAGGGCACACAACTCTGACCAGGAGAAAATCATTCCAGCTAAAAAAT GTATTAAATCAAAGGACTTTGACTCCAGAAAAGAAAATGATGTAAAAGGGGCCATGGTGAAAGGTAGAAAACACAAGTCAAACAATCACAAACACTCAGGAAAACCCACAGATAAACTTAAGGGAGATAAATCAATTCCAGATGAACAGAAAATTCAGACTCCAGAGGCCAGCAACCCAATGTTGATCACTGCCTACACCTGCTGTTTTTGTAGTGAAATTTTCAGCTGTCAAGAGGACATGGATAAGCATGAAAAGACTCACACTGTGAAAATGTCTTGCCAGTTGTGTCCAGAGGTATTTGTAAAGGCAGAGGAtatcttttttcatttgaataaattCCACAGCGAAAACTTCTGCTTCTGGTGCAACTTGTACAAAGATGACTCAGTTGAAATGAAGGAGCATAAAACCGGTTGTCCACCAGAGGGAGAATCTAAAAGGAAGTGCCATTTTTGCTCCACAGTCTGCAGCTTGGGTAACCAGTTTGAAGACCATGTCATCAATTGTCACGGATTGAAAGATCAATGGTGCTCCCATTGTGGCAAATGTTTTTCCTCCCTGCTTGCTCTGCATGACCACCAGAAGGAGCACAAATCATCTAAAGAAAACCGGTGCGAAGAATGCAGAAAAGACTTTGGAACAGCACAAGATTTGATTGATCATGTGATAAAAGAACATATTAGTGCTGGGACTGATACTAAAGTGTCCTCTGCTGCAGTTGAAGGATCCTCAGTTGGAAATATCAACAGACAGCAAGAAAACAGTCAGGATGAAAATGATGAAACTAAATGTAGAAACATGTCAACAGATACTGATGGCAAAAAAGAGCAATCTAGTGTAGAGTCTGATGATGAGAAATGTAgcgatgatgataatgatgattaTGATGATGTTGATGTTGATGATGATTATATCAAAGAGGAAGAAGATAGTGATTCAGATTTTACAGAAGCAACAAACACAACCAGAGTCTCAAACAGAAATAAGTCAACAAAATCTgttaaaaattcaagaaaaaggctCCTTAGCTCAAAATTTTTCAAGAACTCAAAGCAAAGCACAAAGAGGAGACACAGAGTGGTTAAAGAAAAAGTGAACTTGTCAATCACATGCAGACTATGCAACTTAACATTTGCAAATAAGTACACAGAACTTAGACACCTAATGGAAAGCCATAAAGACAAATTCTGTCTTTGGTGTGATGTCACTTTTGAAAATGATACAGAATTAGAAGCTCACAACAGAATTTGCACAGAGGACACTCAATTAACAAGGAAAAAATGTCACGTGTGTCCCAAAAAGTTATTAAACAAGGAGAGATTTGAGAGTCATTTCACTGTAGTTCACGGACAGGAGCACCGCTGTGAGCAATGCAGTAGCACTTTTGCTTCGAGTTATCTGTTGTTGCGTCACAAAAGAAATCATGGTCCAGACGAGGAACATCCATGTCCCAAGTGTGCGAAGGTGTTCAGTAGGAAGAAGAACATGGAGAAACACCTGCGAGAGGTGCATAGAGTGAAGAGGCCAAAAATTGTGAAAGAGGTTTTCCCGTGTGAATGTCATGTCTGTCAATCTGGGTTCCACTCTAGAACTGAGCTTGCCGAGCACATTAAAGTTTCACATATGGATGAAATCAATGAGAAAATTGTCGACAATCCCAGATTCACTATCAACTTCCATGAGAATTACTTCTTGTGCAAGAAATGTGGCAAGAACTTTCCCAATGAAGACGAACAGGCCATCCACTTAGCAAGCCATCTTGGGGTTCTTAATAAAGACACATCATTCGTTTGTGATGTATGTGGCGATATCTTTATGAAGAAAAGCTTATTCAATGCACATAGGGCGAGGCATTCGAGTACCAAACTATTCCCTTGTACCAAATGTGACAAGAAGTTCCATGTCCGCTCCGCTCTTCACTCCCACCTTCAGACCCACAGAACTCACAAAGAATTCGTGTGTGATATCTGTGGGAGCGCATTTAAAAGCAAACCGAGTCTTAGAATGCATACGAAGAGGCATAATATGGACCGGTGTCATGTGTGCAAGTATTGCAATCAAACCTTCCGATGCTATGACGGTCTGAAATATCACTGGGTGGTGTACCATCCTGAGGAAGTTAAGAAAAGAAAGCTGACTGTCTTTCCGTGTCCACATTGCGAAAAGGTTCTGGCCACCAAAACTCAGCTTGATAGGCACATGGCCAAACATGGCGTCAACAAAATCCACAGGTGTGACATCTGCTTCAACAGATACTGTACGGTGGCGCAATTAAATGCTCACGTTAAAAACACCCACTCTCGCCAGGACAACATATTCTGCCATGCTTGTGATCTCTACTTTCACATTCCATCCAAAATGCTCCGACACATGAAGACACACAAACACAACGAAAACTGTTCCAAGAGGGGAATAGATCGTGGCCTCTTCTACGAGATGCTGGCAAAAATAGAAAAGGACATGGTTGATTCAGTTGAACTCACGCAGTACAGAGCTGCCAAGAGCAGCACTAAATACCGTGCATTGTATAAGTCTATTGGCAGGGAAGTGGCGGACTCGGAAGCAGACGCCAAGAATGAACTAACGGGATTGTTGACCAGCGGTGAACCCACAGAAACAGTGACGCTGGACCTCTCTAATGTTCAGTACATCTCACAACTGCCTAAAGAAGTTCTACAAGAAGTGGAGATATCTGATCATAACTTGAAGCCGAATACCGAAGTGTTTGTTGTGTATGACCaggggaccggaagtgacgacgtcAGGAACTTGGGCCTTGACGCCCAGGCCGTAGAGACGCTACAGTCCATACTTAGTCTTAGTAACCAACAGTGA
- the LOC105326086 gene encoding E3 ubiquitin-protein ligase TRIM45 isoform X2: MASNMMEQCLTCIKCKEYFDGDLHAPHVLPCLHTCCTQCLKSRTSKDEVQCPECREKFEASNNDLSGFPVDNARKHIVDCYRIQKKNEEYLCDECGTSSVKERATTRCKECDEFLCEKCTDAHQRTKFTRRHQLISSEKLKNSPLEEFHNKQTCAVEGHEGQPFSFYCTSKGCARPVCSVCVVRSHQQNGGHEVRDINDVYVENKRLIEGQLLDVKHKKTSADEAIELIEDNIQNLYLKESAIDEEIEAQFSECIKILEKRKEELKEKLASVSQEKKKDLEGRLDHLTKQKGQLEQACKFTDDLLQYSNAVEFLVMKDQVLNRMAQLKNQPVDVFPPHASADIQFQATNMGDDFVNFSQSMGGVSVATSSTFLPNTRVQVHDIVVGKEQSPLLITMNNNHSRPLSEADLDIKVEILDSKNHRSQAVVLDKTRSQGCYKAVFTAPKPGEYRALVKIMGMLLEPEGYVFKAKRIDDIGSESSLAYLTATEKKEAKDAIDSDSQEIKYVEKLNLQALATSRGKPLASSEFKTAVGEIICPDLNLDPLAAHPQNEVLENLKTMNNQKSRHRTPRNLSQAFQNFRGTIGNRSLGRTGRYYFEVNVSFFIKRSLRQDLVFEIGLCRKSDVDKHYTIDNHAFSYVVCARKCHICQTICLQGWNNGQRFYHSPITENSPPGTSFKTTYGFLLDARQRQWVVVDAKNRRFILRFKNIDLNKPLWPVFGLYNPDLINSSLTVRSGKDISSILEVPFDY, translated from the exons ATGGCTTCCAACATGATGGAACAGTGTCTGACGTGCATTAAGTGTAAGGAATATTTCGACGGGGATTTGCACGCACCTCACGTCCTTCCGTGTCTTCACACGTGCTGCACGCAGTGTCTGAAATCTCGGACCAGTAAGGACGAAGTTCAGTGTCCGGAGTGTCGAGAAAAGTTCGAAGCATCTAACAACGACTTAAGTGGGTTTCCTGTCGACAACGCGCGAAAACACATCGTAGATTGCTACAGAATTCAGAAGAAGAACGAGGAATACCTTTGTGACGAATGCGGAACTTCGTCCGTTAAGGAGCGTGCGACAACGCGATGCAAAGAATGCGACGAGTTTCTGTGCGAGAAATGCACCGATGCTCACCAAAGAACAAAGTTTACGAGGCGACATCAACTGATATCTTCAGAGAAACTGAAGAATTCTCCATTAGAGGAGTTCCATAACAAGCAGACGTGTGCTGTAGAAGGTCACGAAGGTCAACCCTTTTCTTTCTATTGCACGTCAAAAGGTTGTGCTAGGCCGGTCTGCAGCGTCTGTGTAGTAAGGAGCCATCAACAGAATGGCGGACATGAAGTCCGCGATATCAACGATGTTTACGTCGAGAACAAACGGCTTATAGAGGGACAACTGCTCGACGTCAAACACAAGAAGACTTCTGCTGATGAAGCGATAGAACTCATTGAAGACAACATACAAAATCTCTATTTGAAAGAGAGCGCGATAGATGAGGAGATAGAGGCTCAGTTCAGTGAATGTATCAAAATTCTTGAGAAAAGGAAAGAAGAGTTGAAAGAGAAACTAGCCTCCGTGTCCCAAGAAAAGAAGAAGGATCTTGAAGGCCGACTCGATCATTTAACCAAACAAAAAGGACAACTAGAACAAGCCTGCAAATTCACCGATGACCTTTTACAATATAGCAATGCAGTTGAGTTCTTGGTCATGAAGGACCAGGTTCTCAATCGAATGGCACAACTCAAGAATCAACCCGTCGACGTGTTTCCACCCCACGCATCTGCAGACATACAATTTCAGGCTACAAACATGGGAGACGACTTTGTTAACTTCAGTCAAAGTATGGGCGGCGTAAGCGTCGCCACGTCCTCAACGTTCCTTCCAAACACTCGTGTGCAGGTTCATGACATCGTAGTAGGAAAGGAACAGTCTCCATTGCTGATCACCATGAACAATAACCACAGCCGTCCATTGTCCGAGGCCGATTTGGACATCAAAGTAGAGATACTCGACAGCAAGAACCACAGGAGCCAGGCTGTGGTCCTGGATAAGACTCGGTCACAGGGCTGCTACAAGGCGGTGTTTACAGCGCCGAAACCCGGGGAATATAGAGCTCTAGTCAAAATAATGGGGATGCTTTTGGAACCAGAGGGATACGTGTTCAAAGCTAAACGCATTGACGACATAGGATCCGAAAGCAGCTTAGCCTATCTCA CCGCCACCGAGAAAAAAGAAGCAAAAGATGCTATTGACAGCGACAGCCAAGAAATTAAATATG ttgagaAACTAAATCTTCAAGCTCTTGCAACCTCTAGAGGCAAACCTTTGGCTTCCAGTGAGTTTAAAACTGCCGTCGGGGAAATCATTT GTCCTGATCTCAATCTTGATCCCTTGGCAGCCCATCCACAAAACGAAGTTctggaaaatttaaaaaccatgaatAACCAGAAAAGCCGTCACCGCACCCCGCGAAATTTGTCCCAAGCTTTTCAGAACTTCCGGGGAACCATCGGCAACCGGTCCCTGGGGCGGACTGGAAGATATTATTTTGAAGTCAACGTCAGCTTCTTCATCAAACGCTCCCTGCGTCAGGACCTTGTTTTCGAGATAGGCCTCTGCCGGAAGTCGGATGTAGACAAGCATTACACGATCGACAACCATGCGTTTTCTTATGTCGTCTGCGCAAGAAAATGTCACATCTGCCAAACGATTTGTTTGCAAGGTTGGAATAACGGTCAGCGATTTTACCACTCTCCTATCACCGAAAATTCCCCTCCCGGAACCTCCTTCAAGACTACATACGGGTTCCTGCTAGACGCGCGTCAACGTCAATGGGTCGTTGTTGATGCCAAGAACAGAAGATTTATTCTGCGATTCAAAAATATAGACCTAAATAAACCATTGTGGCCCGTATTTGGACTGTACAATCCTGACTTGATCAACTCGTCTTTGACTGTTCGCTCAGGAAAAGATATATCGAGCATTCTCGAGGTGCCGTTTGACTATTAA
- the LOC105326086 gene encoding E3 ubiquitin-protein ligase TRIM45 isoform X1: MASNMMEQCLTCIKCKEYFDGDLHAPHVLPCLHTCCTQCLKSRTSKDEVQCPECREKFEASNNDLSGFPVDNARKHIVDCYRIQKKNEEYLCDECGTSSVKERATTRCKECDEFLCEKCTDAHQRTKFTRRHQLISSEKLKNSPLEEFHNKQTCAVEGHEGQPFSFYCTSKGCARPVCSVCVVRSHQQNGGHEVRDINDVYVENKRLIEGQLLDVKHKKTSADEAIELIEDNIQNLYLKESAIDEEIEAQFSECIKILEKRKEELKEKLASVSQEKKKDLEGRLDHLTKQKGQLEQACKFTDDLLQYSNAVEFLVMKDQVLNRMAQLKNQPVDVFPPHASADIQFQATNMGDDFVNFSQSMGGVSVATSSTFLPNTRVQVHDIVVGKEQSPLLITMNNNHSRPLSEADLDIKVEILDSKNHRSQAVVLDKTRSQGCYKAVFTAPKPGEYRALVKIMGMLLEPEGYVFKAKRIDDIGSESSLAYLTATEKKEAKDAIDSDSQEIKYGANEIEKLNLQALATSRGKPLASSEFKTAVGEIICPDLNLDPLAAHPQNEVLENLKTMNNQKSRHRTPRNLSQAFQNFRGTIGNRSLGRTGRYYFEVNVSFFIKRSLRQDLVFEIGLCRKSDVDKHYTIDNHAFSYVVCARKCHICQTICLQGWNNGQRFYHSPITENSPPGTSFKTTYGFLLDARQRQWVVVDAKNRRFILRFKNIDLNKPLWPVFGLYNPDLINSSLTVRSGKDISSILEVPFDY, translated from the exons ATGGCTTCCAACATGATGGAACAGTGTCTGACGTGCATTAAGTGTAAGGAATATTTCGACGGGGATTTGCACGCACCTCACGTCCTTCCGTGTCTTCACACGTGCTGCACGCAGTGTCTGAAATCTCGGACCAGTAAGGACGAAGTTCAGTGTCCGGAGTGTCGAGAAAAGTTCGAAGCATCTAACAACGACTTAAGTGGGTTTCCTGTCGACAACGCGCGAAAACACATCGTAGATTGCTACAGAATTCAGAAGAAGAACGAGGAATACCTTTGTGACGAATGCGGAACTTCGTCCGTTAAGGAGCGTGCGACAACGCGATGCAAAGAATGCGACGAGTTTCTGTGCGAGAAATGCACCGATGCTCACCAAAGAACAAAGTTTACGAGGCGACATCAACTGATATCTTCAGAGAAACTGAAGAATTCTCCATTAGAGGAGTTCCATAACAAGCAGACGTGTGCTGTAGAAGGTCACGAAGGTCAACCCTTTTCTTTCTATTGCACGTCAAAAGGTTGTGCTAGGCCGGTCTGCAGCGTCTGTGTAGTAAGGAGCCATCAACAGAATGGCGGACATGAAGTCCGCGATATCAACGATGTTTACGTCGAGAACAAACGGCTTATAGAGGGACAACTGCTCGACGTCAAACACAAGAAGACTTCTGCTGATGAAGCGATAGAACTCATTGAAGACAACATACAAAATCTCTATTTGAAAGAGAGCGCGATAGATGAGGAGATAGAGGCTCAGTTCAGTGAATGTATCAAAATTCTTGAGAAAAGGAAAGAAGAGTTGAAAGAGAAACTAGCCTCCGTGTCCCAAGAAAAGAAGAAGGATCTTGAAGGCCGACTCGATCATTTAACCAAACAAAAAGGACAACTAGAACAAGCCTGCAAATTCACCGATGACCTTTTACAATATAGCAATGCAGTTGAGTTCTTGGTCATGAAGGACCAGGTTCTCAATCGAATGGCACAACTCAAGAATCAACCCGTCGACGTGTTTCCACCCCACGCATCTGCAGACATACAATTTCAGGCTACAAACATGGGAGACGACTTTGTTAACTTCAGTCAAAGTATGGGCGGCGTAAGCGTCGCCACGTCCTCAACGTTCCTTCCAAACACTCGTGTGCAGGTTCATGACATCGTAGTAGGAAAGGAACAGTCTCCATTGCTGATCACCATGAACAATAACCACAGCCGTCCATTGTCCGAGGCCGATTTGGACATCAAAGTAGAGATACTCGACAGCAAGAACCACAGGAGCCAGGCTGTGGTCCTGGATAAGACTCGGTCACAGGGCTGCTACAAGGCGGTGTTTACAGCGCCGAAACCCGGGGAATATAGAGCTCTAGTCAAAATAATGGGGATGCTTTTGGAACCAGAGGGATACGTGTTCAAAGCTAAACGCATTGACGACATAGGATCCGAAAGCAGCTTAGCCTATCTCA CCGCCACCGAGAAAAAAGAAGCAAAAGATGCTATTGACAGCGACAGCCAAGAAATTAAATATGGTGCGAACGAAA ttgagaAACTAAATCTTCAAGCTCTTGCAACCTCTAGAGGCAAACCTTTGGCTTCCAGTGAGTTTAAAACTGCCGTCGGGGAAATCATTT GTCCTGATCTCAATCTTGATCCCTTGGCAGCCCATCCACAAAACGAAGTTctggaaaatttaaaaaccatgaatAACCAGAAAAGCCGTCACCGCACCCCGCGAAATTTGTCCCAAGCTTTTCAGAACTTCCGGGGAACCATCGGCAACCGGTCCCTGGGGCGGACTGGAAGATATTATTTTGAAGTCAACGTCAGCTTCTTCATCAAACGCTCCCTGCGTCAGGACCTTGTTTTCGAGATAGGCCTCTGCCGGAAGTCGGATGTAGACAAGCATTACACGATCGACAACCATGCGTTTTCTTATGTCGTCTGCGCAAGAAAATGTCACATCTGCCAAACGATTTGTTTGCAAGGTTGGAATAACGGTCAGCGATTTTACCACTCTCCTATCACCGAAAATTCCCCTCCCGGAACCTCCTTCAAGACTACATACGGGTTCCTGCTAGACGCGCGTCAACGTCAATGGGTCGTTGTTGATGCCAAGAACAGAAGATTTATTCTGCGATTCAAAAATATAGACCTAAATAAACCATTGTGGCCCGTATTTGGACTGTACAATCCTGACTTGATCAACTCGTCTTTGACTGTTCGCTCAGGAAAAGATATATCGAGCATTCTCGAGGTGCCGTTTGACTATTAA
- the LOC105326085 gene encoding uncharacterized protein, with protein sequence MYSCQCMDKMQQTVYYGIILVLFCVALSECLPQWANQRLVFTVFEVNNTWNEAREVCRNNERWLLSMEDSDAWSMWKHLMDPSVGLPRRPHDVRYWMDIHARYPSNMSDLYHDNCSQVSYTEWWADPYRHTYVIEDPCVAFDAYWRPFTDLVLKNWFGVPCQNGHYFICLKLMDELPCVTSCEESIYLFPNNGFECTGLCGNLGSVCQARFLTLDSFTICHVIKSHKNTSNPSYNICFFPTLYGGLTFCGTQGYPFNLSYTPNNQATVTDLCAETTTQEETTEPFKMTSEQTTTEQTTIETTANSKLELTTEEIPDLGTTSQILCECPCSSVTNVSDSVLTIEEKVEKLKKELTVNKQNTSAHRRSKISVADHRVSATSIGSLGVVILSVIMGSICLMDLTNVRCDVIANKCCKRKSKKIGDKESKSQSKDDALNLELKPLEDALSKN encoded by the exons ATGTATAGTTGCCAGTGCATGGATAAG ATGCAGCAGACTGTCTATTATGGGATAAtcttagttttgttttgtgttG CCCTTTCTGAGTGTTTACCCCAATGGGCCAATCAGAGGCTTGTATTCACTGTATTTGAGGTCAACAACACTTGGAACGAGGCTCGGGAGGTCTGCCGAAACAATGAGCGCTGGTTACTGTCTATGGAGGATTCAGACGCCTGGTCAATGTGGAAACATCTAAT GGACCCCAGTGTGGGCCTCCCCCGCAGACCACACGACGTGAGGTACTGGATGGACATCCATGCCCGCTACCCCAGCAACATGTCTGACCTCTACCATGACAACTGTTCACAGGTGTCTTACACGGAATGGTGGGCGGACCCGTATCGGCATACGTACGTCATAGAGGACCCCTGTGTAGCGTTCGATGCCTACTGGCGACCTTTCACTGACCTTGTGCTCAAGAATTGGTTTGGAGTACCGTGCCAGAATGGGCATTACTTTATTTGCCTAAAGCTAATGGATG AGCTTCCATGCGTCACTTCCTGTGAGGAGTCGATCTATTTGTTTCCCAACAATGGGTTTGAATGTACTGGTTTGTGTGGCAACCTTGGGTCGGTATGCCAAGCACGATTTCTGACGTTGGATAGTTTTACCATCTGCCACGTCATCAAATCTCACAAGAACACGTCGAATCCGTCCTACAACATCTGCTTCTTTCCGACATTGTATGGTGGACTTACTTTTTGTGGAACTCAAG GATATCCGTTTAATTTATCCTACACACCAAACAACCAGGCAACTGTCACAGACTTGTGTGCAGAAACAACGACACAAGAAGAGACAACTGAACCATTCAAAATGACATCAGAGCAGACGACAACAGAGCAGACGACAATAGAAACAACAGCGAATTCGAAACTCGAGCTCACAACCGAGGAAATCCCCGATCTTGGGACAACTTCCCAGATCCTTTGTGAATGCCCATGCTCCAGTGTCACAAATGTTTCTGATTCTGTGTTAACGATAGAAGAGAAAGTCGAGAAACTGAAAAAGGAACTTACAGTGAACAAGCAGAACACTTCCGCTCACCGACGTAGCAAAATCAGCGTGGCGGATCACAGGGTTTCCGCCACCAGCATTGGATCGCTGGGCGTGGTTATTTTAAGCGTGATCATGGGTTCTATCTGTCTGATGGACTTGACCAACGTCCGATGCGACGTCATTGCCAACAAGTGCTGCAAGAGGAAGAGCAAGAAAATCGGTGACAAAGAAAGTAAATCGCAGTCTAAGGATGACGCTCTAAATTTAGAGCTGAAACCTCTTGAGGATGCACTTTCAAAAAACTGA